Proteins co-encoded in one Leucobacter exalbidus genomic window:
- the rarD gene encoding EamA family transporter RarD, producing the protein MRAGLGYGVGAYLVWGTFPIFFGLIAVVNPLEVVPWRVGTTLVFCALIVTISRRWGRVLAIIKRPRLLGWFALSAVLLYVNWQLFVIGVMSGNVIETALGYFINPLFTILIGVAFRGEKLTRPQWFAVGIAAVGVVIAAVGYGSFPWIALGIAASFGLYGAVHKLAGEEVDGVTGLTVETMVSVPIGAVQMIIVANLVGIGAFAHGPWIAVLVLASGVMTAVPLILFGEATRRLPLSYIGFLQFITPVLSFLYGFLVMHEQVSVTRWIGFIAVWIALVILVSEMVTQHRRSLRVTGSVATAAE; encoded by the coding sequence ATGCGAGCGGGACTGGGGTATGGCGTCGGCGCGTACCTCGTCTGGGGCACCTTCCCCATCTTCTTCGGCCTGATTGCGGTAGTGAATCCGCTTGAGGTCGTGCCGTGGCGCGTGGGCACGACCCTCGTGTTCTGCGCACTCATCGTGACCATCTCACGGCGCTGGGGTCGCGTGCTCGCGATTATCAAACGGCCGAGGCTTTTGGGCTGGTTCGCCCTGTCTGCGGTGCTGCTTTATGTCAACTGGCAACTGTTCGTCATCGGGGTGATGTCGGGCAACGTCATCGAGACGGCGCTCGGGTACTTCATCAACCCGCTGTTCACGATTCTCATTGGCGTCGCCTTTCGCGGTGAAAAGCTCACCAGGCCGCAGTGGTTCGCTGTGGGCATCGCGGCCGTAGGCGTCGTCATTGCCGCGGTCGGATACGGCAGCTTCCCGTGGATCGCGCTGGGGATCGCCGCATCATTTGGGCTCTACGGAGCCGTGCACAAACTCGCGGGCGAAGAGGTTGACGGGGTCACCGGTCTCACGGTCGAGACCATGGTCTCGGTGCCCATCGGCGCGGTGCAGATGATCATCGTCGCAAACCTCGTGGGCATCGGTGCATTTGCGCACGGCCCCTGGATCGCGGTGCTGGTGCTCGCCAGCGGCGTGATGACTGCGGTGCCGCTGATCCTGTTCGGTGAGGCGACGCGCAGGCTGCCGCTGTCGTACATCGGTTTCTTGCAGTTCATCACCCCGGTGCTCAGCTTCCTCTACGGTTTCCTTGTGATGCACGAGCAAGTATCGGTCACCCGGTGGATCGGGTTCATCGCCGTGTGGATCGCACTGGTGATTCTCGTCAGTGAAATGGTGACCCAGCACCGTCGTTCGCTACGGGTTACGGGCAGCGTGGCCACAGCTGCGGAATGA
- a CDS encoding DUF4190 domain-containing protein, with product MTDNLPPNQPENPELADLVAGAAPAYRGEAAPVQPGYAAAPPVAGKTLGIVGLVLAILIPIVGLILSIVAFIQSKKAGARNIPGLIGIILGALGTIVYILIIVFIVQAGLKGVEIMEVCAADPTASVEYLGQVLPCSALTDEQLTGF from the coding sequence GTGACTGACAACCTGCCCCCCAACCAGCCCGAGAACCCCGAACTGGCTGATCTGGTCGCAGGCGCAGCGCCCGCATACCGTGGCGAGGCCGCACCCGTGCAGCCCGGCTATGCCGCTGCGCCTCCCGTCGCAGGGAAGACGCTCGGCATTGTGGGCCTCGTGCTCGCGATCCTCATTCCGATCGTCGGCCTGATTCTCAGCATCGTCGCGTTCATCCAGTCAAAGAAGGCTGGGGCACGCAACATTCCCGGCCTGATCGGCATCATCTTGGGCGCGCTCGGCACGATCGTGTATATCCTCATCATCGTGTTCATCGTGCAGGCTGGTCTGAAGGGCGTCGAAATCATGGAGGTCTGCGCTGCCGACCCCACCGCAAGCGTGGAGTACCTGGGTCAGGTGCTGCCCTGCTCGGCGCTCACCGACGAGCAGCTCACCGGCTTCTAA
- a CDS encoding DUF4190 domain-containing protein encodes MSTPNTPDPQQNASLAAQAQQVTQALPTQQLPDLQQTRPYAQIDQAAQAAHAAQQQAAQQAQAAQQAQASRQAQPAQPQAQQAPAAQQAQQQQPYRAQQGAFANMQRPAAQHTQQPVQPYVQPPAVGAPSQGTTLGGTNTFAFLSIVFAFIAPLAGIIFGHIGLSQIKRNGDAGRGLGLTGLIISYAYFVFVLLFVITYAFLIMAMITSMSSVFNEIADYSSYSYSS; translated from the coding sequence ATGTCCACGCCGAACACCCCTGACCCCCAGCAGAATGCGTCGCTCGCCGCACAGGCCCAGCAGGTAACGCAGGCGCTCCCCACGCAGCAGCTCCCCGATTTGCAGCAGACCAGGCCGTACGCACAGATCGACCAGGCGGCTCAGGCCGCGCATGCTGCTCAGCAGCAGGCCGCTCAGCAGGCCCAGGCAGCACAGCAGGCCCAAGCATCACGACAGGCCCAGCCTGCCCAGCCCCAGGCACAGCAGGCGCCCGCCGCGCAGCAGGCCCAACAGCAGCAGCCCTACCGCGCACAGCAGGGCGCGTTCGCGAATATGCAGCGGCCTGCCGCGCAGCACACGCAGCAGCCCGTTCAGCCGTACGTGCAGCCGCCCGCCGTGGGTGCGCCGTCGCAGGGCACCACGCTCGGCGGCACCAACACGTTCGCGTTCCTCTCGATCGTCTTTGCGTTTATCGCTCCGCTTGCCGGAATCATCTTTGGGCACATCGGTCTGAGCCAGATCAAGCGCAACGGTGACGCCGGTCGCGGCTTGGGTCTCACCGGCCTCATCATCAGCTACGCGTACTTCGTGTTCGTGTTGCTCTTCGTGATCACGTACGCGTTCTTGATTATGGCCATGATCACCAGCATGAGCTCGGTCTTCAATGAGATTGCTGATTACTCGTCGTACTCATACAGTTCATGA
- a CDS encoding THUMP-like domain-containing protein: MIDPLDPPALAAPGWEELLTEPGLALLTEVSERLAEPGVTAGQLNTQLRKREVDPALIAAALTQAELRMKARSKFGELADALLFTQAGLEQATRARVARTHAERFVRAGCRSVADLGCGIGAESLALLAAGVTPHAVELDPYTATLATHNLATLGRKLGRPVPAAVRADAESFDLAGIDGAFLDPARRTAGHRDTRRVASPDDYSPSLAFAFAVAQRMPTGVKLGPGLDRDLIPADAEAQWISVDGQVVETGLWFGAAARDGIRRAALVMRGESEAHELTAAADAEDAEVRELGEYLYEPDGAVIRARLIGDLGRSLDAGMLSDRIAYLTSDTLTKTPFAQAFRVLDELPSKEKELRRALAERNIGTLEIKKRGVDIDPASLRKRLKLKGKQSATVFLTRDARGGHIALLAERC; encoded by the coding sequence ATGATCGATCCCCTCGATCCTCCCGCCCTGGCAGCGCCAGGGTGGGAGGAACTGCTGACCGAGCCAGGTCTCGCCCTGTTGACCGAGGTCAGTGAGCGGCTCGCTGAGCCCGGTGTGACGGCAGGCCAGCTCAATACGCAGCTGCGCAAGCGTGAGGTTGATCCGGCGCTGATTGCGGCCGCGCTCACGCAGGCCGAGCTACGCATGAAGGCCCGAAGCAAGTTCGGGGAGCTCGCCGACGCGCTGCTCTTCACCCAGGCGGGCCTCGAGCAGGCCACCCGCGCACGCGTGGCCCGCACCCACGCCGAACGTTTTGTGCGGGCCGGGTGCCGCTCGGTGGCAGACCTCGGGTGCGGTATCGGGGCCGAGTCGCTCGCCCTGCTCGCCGCGGGGGTGACGCCGCACGCGGTCGAACTTGACCCGTATACGGCGACGCTGGCCACCCACAATCTTGCGACGTTGGGCCGCAAGCTGGGGCGCCCGGTGCCCGCGGCGGTGCGCGCCGACGCCGAATCGTTTGACCTCGCGGGCATCGACGGGGCGTTTCTTGACCCCGCCCGCCGCACCGCGGGGCACCGCGACACCCGCCGCGTCGCCTCCCCCGATGACTACTCCCCCTCGCTCGCCTTCGCGTTCGCGGTGGCGCAGCGCATGCCCACCGGCGTGAAGTTGGGGCCGGGGCTCGACCGCGATCTGATTCCGGCCGACGCTGAGGCGCAGTGGATTTCGGTGGATGGTCAGGTCGTTGAGACCGGGCTGTGGTTTGGTGCCGCGGCGCGTGACGGGATACGCCGCGCGGCGCTCGTGATGCGCGGCGAGAGCGAAGCGCACGAGCTCACGGCCGCAGCCGACGCCGAAGACGCCGAGGTGCGCGAACTGGGTGAGTACTTATACGAGCCCGACGGCGCGGTAATTCGTGCCCGCCTCATCGGCGATCTCGGCCGTTCGCTCGACGCGGGCATGCTCAGCGATCGCATCGCGTATCTGACGTCAGACACGCTTACGAAGACACCGTTCGCGCAGGCATTTCGGGTGCTCGATGAGCTCCCCTCGAAAGAGAAGGAGCTGCGCCGCGCCCTCGCTGAGCGCAATATTGGCACCCTTGAGATCAAAAAACGCGGGGTCGATATTGATCCGGCGTCGCTGCGCAAGCGTTTGAAGCTCAAGGGTAAGCAGTCGGCCACCGTGTTTCTCACGCGTGATGCGCGGGGCGGCCACATCGCCCTGCTCGCCGAGCGCTGCTGA
- the tsaD gene encoding tRNA (adenosine(37)-N6)-threonylcarbamoyltransferase complex transferase subunit TsaD produces the protein MSTAEPLVLGIETSCDETGVGIVRGRTLLANTIASSMDEHARYGGVVPEVAARAHLESMRPTIEQAVAEAGIELQDLDAIAVTCGPGLAGALMVGVAAAKALAVSLDKPLYAVNHLVGHVGADLLQGEGLRPAVGGVGELELPTVALLVSGGHTSLLLVRDLVSDVEMLGETIDDAAGEAFDKVARLLGLPYPGGPQIDRVAAEGDPKAIRFPRGLTHAKDLERHRYDFSFSGLKTSVARWVEKKRDEGGEVPIADVAASFREAVVDVLLTKALAACADLGVPRLLLGGGVVANARLREVATERARAAGIELRVPPLSLCTDNGAMIASIGAQLVAAGHAPSGLAFGADSTLPATQIQVR, from the coding sequence GTGAGCACTGCAGAACCCCTCGTACTGGGAATCGAGACGAGCTGCGACGAAACGGGCGTGGGCATCGTGCGGGGCCGCACCCTGCTGGCGAACACAATCGCCTCGTCAATGGACGAGCACGCCCGCTACGGTGGCGTCGTGCCAGAGGTGGCCGCGCGTGCGCACCTCGAGTCGATGCGCCCCACGATTGAGCAGGCCGTGGCAGAGGCCGGCATCGAACTACAAGATCTTGACGCCATCGCCGTCACCTGCGGCCCCGGCCTCGCGGGTGCACTGATGGTGGGGGTCGCCGCAGCGAAGGCGCTCGCGGTCTCCCTCGATAAGCCGCTGTATGCCGTGAACCACCTCGTGGGGCACGTGGGCGCCGACCTGTTGCAGGGGGAGGGGCTGCGGCCCGCCGTCGGCGGTGTCGGTGAACTCGAGCTGCCCACGGTCGCACTGCTGGTGTCGGGTGGCCACACCTCACTTTTGCTGGTGCGCGATCTCGTGAGCGACGTCGAGATGCTCGGCGAAACCATCGACGACGCGGCCGGCGAAGCCTTCGATAAGGTGGCGCGGCTGCTCGGCCTGCCCTACCCCGGCGGGCCGCAGATCGACCGCGTGGCCGCCGAGGGCGACCCCAAGGCCATCAGGTTTCCCCGCGGTCTCACCCACGCAAAAGATCTCGAACGGCACCGATACGATTTCTCCTTCTCGGGGCTCAAGACCTCAGTGGCCCGCTGGGTCGAGAAGAAGCGCGACGAGGGCGGCGAAGTACCCATCGCTGATGTCGCGGCAAGCTTTAGAGAAGCCGTCGTTGACGTGCTGCTGACCAAGGCGCTCGCGGCGTGCGCCGACCTCGGCGTGCCGCGCCTGCTGCTGGGCGGTGGCGTGGTCGCGAATGCTCGGTTGCGCGAGGTCGCAACCGAGCGCGCGCGGGCCGCTGGCATCGAGCTGCGTGTGCCGCCGCTGTCGCTGTGCACCGACAACGGCGCGATGATCGCATCGATCGGTGCGCAGCTGGTTGCGGCGGGTCACGCCCCGTCTGGCTTGGCGTTTGGTGCCGACTCGACACTCCCGGCGACTCAGATCCAGGTGCGCTAG
- the groES gene encoding co-chaperone GroES: MSVAIKPLEDRIVIKQVEAEQTTASGLVIPDSAKEKPQEGEVVAVGPGRVSDSGTRIPLDVVVGDVVMYSKFGGTEIKVGVDNYLVLSARDILAVITR, encoded by the coding sequence GTGTCGGTAGCTATCAAGCCGCTCGAGGATCGTATTGTTATCAAGCAGGTCGAGGCCGAGCAGACCACTGCTTCAGGTCTGGTCATTCCCGACAGTGCGAAGGAAAAGCCCCAGGAGGGCGAGGTCGTGGCAGTAGGCCCCGGTCGCGTTTCTGACAGCGGCACCCGCATTCCTCTCGACGTCGTCGTTGGCGATGTTGTGATGTACTCGAAGTTCGGTGGCACCGAGATCAAGGTTGGCGTTGACAACTACCTCGTGCTCTCGGCTCGCGACATCCTCGCAGTCATCACGCGCTAA